One window of the Octopus sinensis linkage group LG3, ASM634580v1, whole genome shotgun sequence genome contains the following:
- the LOC115209901 gene encoding uncharacterized protein LOC115209901 isoform X4, with product MSRKRHEMSAEEREQERTKDRQRRAKKKQAMSPEERTERLAKERQRIARIRQAMSVEKRQEVRDKERLRMAKRRKAMTDEERKELLVKNRLRFARKKLARLTDEGQGLLAKDQKRKMRRKQMTRNENARNQQRMFAELSNQCYSEESMKQQYTEQVQTDDQLFDADKHMINTQVSQIIANSLQIASQMPVQQCMDVAQSAQIPVPKPNGVRKPWHQRKRILAVADHQLHVMSNLAALWKSKKLCDASIGNGSSTVMVHKVILSAVCPKLLSVFSTNISSQKFLQINFPEEVSTQALNAFAEYMYNGYLDLDPDILQQLKIIAKQLEMKKFEEMCDNNLINKINQPSTDLRQNQTQAGLPVPTNITVPTVQPSLPSSSITSVTSQSTPSFITQVIDVKQEICEAALAQVKNGTAGVIEQESEIDSLDANTYGDCSNDSDFVLRVKTEPVGLDNEKYGQLNNEAYISTPVSSNTVSHVIYGPTCKLKSNVFEGSIVSDLPPVSCIEEKRSSQSISIQNDASKMLHRSIATIQSIENIMTSGSNEGVYPVRLFTAGRDNVPLCTQHTNLKHVGLYEADDLM from the exons ATGAGCAGAAAAAGACATGAGATGTCTGCCgaggagagagagcaggagagaacgAAAGATAGACAACGAAGGGCCAAGAAAAAGCAAGCGATGTCTCCTGAAGAAAGGACAGAGCGATTAGCCAAGGAAAGGCAAAGAATTGCCAGAATAAGACAGGCGATGTCTGTTGAAAAAAGACAGGAGGTACGAGACAAGGAAAGGCTAAGAATGGCGAAAAGGAGGAAGGCGATGACtgatgaagagagaaaggaacTACTGGTCAAGAATAGGCTAAGATTCGCCAGAAAAAAGCTGGCACGACTTACTGACGAAGGGCAGGGTTTGCTGGCTAAAGACCAAAAGAGGAAGATGAGAAGGAAACAGATGACCAGGAATGAGAACGCTAGAAATCAGCAAAgaatgttt GCAGAATTGTCAAATCAATGTTATTCGGAAGAATCAATGAAGCAACAATATACAGAGCAGGTGCAGACTGATGATCAACTGTTTGATGCTGATAA ACACATGATTAACACTCAGGTATCTCAGATAATTGCAAATTCTCTTCAAATTGCTTCCCAAATGCCAGTCCAACAGTGTATGGATGTTGCTCAGTCAGCACAGATACCTGTACCCAAACCAAATGGTGTTAGGAAGCCTTGGCATCAGAGGAAAAGAATACTTGCTGTTGCTGATCATCAGCTCCATGTCATGTCCAACCTGGCAGCACtgtggaaaagtaaaaaattgtGTGATGCTAGTATTGGTAATGGTTCATCAACTGTAATG GTACATAAAGTTATTCTATCTGCTGTGTGTCCAAAACTATTGTCAGTATTTAGTACAAATATTTCCTCTCAGAAGTTTCTCCAAATAAACTTTCCAGAAGAAGTTAGTACACAAGCTTTAAATGCATTTGCAGAATACATGTACAATGGATATTTAGATCTTGATCCAGATATTTTACAGCAATTAAAAATCATTGCAAAACAATTAGAAatgaaaaaatttgaagaaatgtgTGATAACAatcttataaacaaaataaaccaaCCGTCGACTGATCTTAGGCAGAACCAGACACAAGCCGGTCTGCCAGTTCCAACCAATATTACAGTGCCAACAGTTCAACCATCTCTGCCTTCATCATCCATCACATCAGTTACATCTCAATCTACTCCATCTTTCATTACACAAGTCATTGATGTTAAACAAGAGATATGTGAGGCTGCATTAGCACAAGTTAAAAATGGTACTGCTGGTGTCATTGAACAGGAATCTGAAATTGACTCATTGGATGCTAATACATATGGTGACTGCTCAAATGATTCTGATTTTGTTCTCAGAGTGAAAACTGAACCTGTAGGGCTTGATAATGAGAAATATGGTCAACTGAACAATGAGGCTTACATATCCACTCCAGTTTCAAGCAATACAGTATCACATGTGATATATGGACCAACATGTAAATTAAAGTCTAATGTATTTGAAGGCTCTATAGTTTCTGACTTACCTCCTGTGTCATGCATTGAAGAGAAAAGGTCTTCCCAGTCTATTTCCATACAAAATGATGCATCTAAAATGCTACACCGAAGTATAGCAACTATCCAGTCAATTGAGAACATTATGACATCTGGTAGTAATGAAGGTGTCTATCCTGTAAGACTTTTTACAGCAGGAAGGGACAACGTACCATTATGTACACAACATACAAATCTTAAACATGTAGGTTTATATGAAGCAGATGATCTTATGTGA